From Rana temporaria chromosome 5, aRanTem1.1, whole genome shotgun sequence:
atttatcctacatgggtcctacatccatcctactttcatgaacaggatactactttggtccgacttcaatgatattcaatgggttgaagtaggatcaatgtaggaccaaaagtagtacagggagcattttcaaagtcggaccgacttgtgtaggaccagttaagacagctctcatagggaaacattgattttcacacgtcatgctacatgaggctcccaatgtaggaccgtttgtcggacaagtgtgaacccagcctgaaaaggATGCTAACACCTGCTTATAATCTTCCATTCACTGATTTGTGAATAAAAGCCATGCTGCGCGAGTAGCGAcccaaaaaacaaccaacatgCTGCAGGGAGATGAAAAATTGCTTTAAGTTTTAGGTAGGGGGAAAGCAGTTTGAGGGTGGGGCGACTGTGGAATGGCACCAACAAAGATTCTCAAACTTGCATAACGCTTTGTAAAGTAAGATGCAGTTTGGCTGTCCCCACACTACATGGATTAAATACTCAATTAGGTACAGGGGACGGAAAAAGCAGTTTTTCTTATTCGATCCCCTACTTTGACAGCAGCTGGTGCTCCCCTATGTTCCAGTGATGGACTGTTCATGGACATCCTCATGTGCAATGCATTGGACTTGATGATGTCAGAGCACCAGTGACTGCCGTGGCATAGGTAAGAAGAGGCTGGTCTTATGGTGGGAGATTGGTTAAGTAAACTTGCTTTTCTTCATCCCCTAGACCTACAAAAGCATGCAACCGTTGCATACAAAGGCAGCTAATACCAAGAGGTGCAAATGGTGGGAAAAAACACCATTCTGGGATGCTTGCAATGTGTtggctgtgtgtttgtgtgttgctTTACTCCAGGtaaattaaaaatctcttttccaATTTATGGTGCACAACTAGTTCCTTAGAATCTCACTTCACTCAGAACTTATAGCTAATGTTATAAAAGAGGTGACGATAGCCACAGGTATGTATTCATTTCCTCTCAAGGCTTCAACCACAGGTTTACAAAGCTGTTGACACAGCAATTGCAGAGAGGACTTGTGTGATTTGGCCCTAGGAAATAAACCACAACTCCTTAAAGCTTTCAAGTAGGTGTTAAAGTAATGTAAAGTGTTTCTgcagtttaatatttttttggtataCTTTGTTTCCTTTGCTTTTGAACTAATAACGACATACATAAATTATTTATTGTTGTGTGTGAAACATTCTAATTTAGCTTTATCGTCTATTCTCTATTACTGGAACTTGTGCCAAATCAGTGTTTCTTAATTTTGGTAGGTTGTTTACCATTATTACCTTTGAGGACCTGTATTAAAGCAAATATGCCCCTCCATGCTCCGCAACACCCTTGGTTATGGGAGTCTCAAAACTAGGGGGTACCTGTAGTTTGCCACTTCTAGGTTTAAGACACTCATTACTAAGAAATAGAGTATCCTGCAATCTAATGCAAGCAGATCTCAGTAGATTACTGATGCCCCAGATTGCATGTAGGGTGTGCTATAAAGAAATCTTCAGCATCAACGCTTTCCTAAATTAATCTTGGGATACTGCAGGTGCATTGGTTTTAGGGGCTCTGAGAAATAAACTGACATAAAAGTGTAATTCTGCCTGTTCTGCTTACACTGTACACAAGAACCATCCTACCCTGCTTCCATCATCATGCAAGGTCACTGCCAAGTACTCCGAAAAACATCAGACTGGAAAGTTAGCAGCTTCGGTTGGCACTGGTCAGtttctacatactgtatattgttaaTATTAGTTGTGGGAGTTTATAAAGGTAACAGGtgtactttaaagctgaactccatgtgCTGGCATACTATAAGTTAGGCCgtccatacacggttcgaatctcggctggttcagcaggaactggccaagattcggaCCATTATCATGAAAGCTGAATGTACCAAtttgattgatcaatcaatttgggcacaaccagcctgccagattctttTGCCACTATCGCTAGGGGCTGCTATAGACGCTAGTGATAGTCTTCCCTCGTCCCCGCCCGCCCGCCAGTAGAAgacaattgccgattcccctgtcAGCGCTGTCtgggttgatgggggaatcccatgGTTGCAGGAATTAAATTTGCaatgtgtatggcctgccttaggttCAAAGAGATGCATGCCACCTCACAGATTTATCTCTTTAATTTACATctgaggcccccgtacacacgttcgaggaactcgacgtgccaaacacatcgagttcctcgtcgagttcagtgttgaagccgccgaggatctcggcggcccgactttcctcattgaacaacgagttctctatttggcccgacgagttcctcgtcggcttcctcgctgaaaagtgtatacacgaccgagtttctcggcagaatccagctccgatcgaatttctggctgaattctgccgagaaactcggtcgtgtgtacggggcctgacagttttCCAAAACTCTGAGAGTGAAGCTATCACAATACTCTGGGGGCTCTGACAAGGGAGATGCTGCCTTCTCACCTACTGCATCTCTGCCCACCCCTCCCTTCTGCTGCCCATTCACTGGAGCTTTTGTATTTTGTGATTTAGTTCATGAGACAATAAAGCACTATGTgattgggcaggaggaggggagcaGTGGGCAAAGCGGCTGAATTCAAAACTGGagcgatgaaccgatcgtgtgtacagggcttgagtgaTTGGCTACTTGCAGGTTTTTAATTgaacaatttttgtatttttttttacattttgtgctCTTTTTTTGCAGAGTTAGGCCAATTTAACAGTGGTGTCACTAAATCCTTTTTCTTAGTGATtgcaaatctgtgctttggtcataCAAATAAAAGGAACATTCCTTATAATTTCCCTTTCCACCAGCACATTCTTACCTATTTTTTACTCCTCAACTGCTCCATTCAgccaataaataaaatatgaagtACCGTACTTTATGGTATGTAAGAGCATGAAACTCACTCCCTCTTCCtctcatgtgacagtgctggGGCTTGCAGATTGGCTCCGTGCTGTTGTTTGGAGGTAGAAAGAGTGATCAGTCATAAGCGTTGACTAGAGCAATTCAGAGCTTATAAAGGAAGTTCTTGCTTCACTTCTGGTGGCTGGTCAGAATTGTGGGGAGAGGCGAGTAAGTGCTGCTGGGAAGGGAGGCAaagaacatgtttgtttttagcTGACACATATTTTTTGTAGCTCAAAAAACAAGCGGTCAAAAGTTTAGGGTCTTTGTAAGGAACTGTACTTAGGGTATATGCAGAACTCTCACTCCCACAATTGTGATCAATTATAAAATCCATCTTTATTAACCAAAGTGACTGGTGCCCAATTGTCTTACATTCTCCGTTTTTTGTTGTATATGGATTCTTCCAGCTGATATAATTATTTTGATCCACTGACTTGTAGGTGGAGAAGaccgtatgtaaaaaaaatacatttgaaaatgaattttattttttttctattatttttatttacagtataATAATGTAGTTTTGTTGCACTTTAACTAAATAATTGTTTTCATCACAGTTTTCTGATGCATTTCTTTGCTTTGCATTTTCATCACTTTTCTTTTGAATTTAAAGTGGGTCATGCATTAGCGTAAAGCTGATTTCACCACTAAGTGCAAAGAGTGCATATCTGGCTGTTTGGAATACAGTGTTGGACAGATGATGGGTTTTGTGGGCGATTCACTAGCTGCTACATCTGTAGACTCGGCTCGTATTCAAAGGTCATTGCTTGTCTTTTCtacaattaaaaaagaaaaagagggtaTTAGAACACTGGCAGTACACTATTTTACCCATAATAATACTAACAATACTAGCAAAATTAGGttgaaataaaaatacatttaatatatgCAATATgcaatatcttattttttttataacattggaTTATTATGATAAAATGTGAATTTATATTatcacatctatctatctatctatctatctatctatctatctatctatctatctatctatctatctatctatctatctatataattaatttttaatttatgttttatttggtTATATGTTGAGTTATTCAGTTGAGGCATAATTTGAGATTCAACTTATAATAGAGCAGAATTTAAGTTTAAAATGATGCTTGTCAATATTGCAATATCTAAATGTGTTAGATTTATATATTTTACCATGGTAAAAGATATCTGTGATTGACATTAGAGGCAAATGTATTTTGCATATGTTTATTTTCTCATGTACCTGACCCCTTACACTACCCAATTAATGTTTGGCATTGACTATAGTTAGGACAGTTCACAATTCAGGACCTATTAATAACAGAGGGCAGATATTACGATCTGCCTTCTGCTGGATACCATACCACAGCGTTTAATCATAACTGCACCTCAGTTTTACAAATTACACATGCAAAGTACCCATTTACTAAACATGCTCAGATAAAGATGCAGGCCCCTTAAACTTCAAATCACAAAACTCCCCAATTTTTACTCCAGTTCCAGTGGGAGAGTAATTGTCCCCAGGCATTGGATCTTTTCAGCTGCTCATCTATGTTACCAGGGCTACCCTGGCCCTAAGTGAGAGGGACACTGTTTTAGAGGAAAAGCGCAAGCAgcggtaaggccttgtacacacgaccggattcgaatggattcgacgcatgcgtggaagtattttacttcctggtttggtgacgtggcggcgtcaacgtcaccgccacgtcaccgtgctgtctgtccgcggggatttcggtttgatggtgtatacagccatcagaccaaaatctcccagcggacatgtccgatgaaaacggtccgcggaccgttttcatcggacatgctctatcgtgtgtacagggtcttAGTGTTCTGATCTGTTTTAGTGAAGCAGTGATTCCCAACTATATCTGTATAGGATATACTAAGCAGCCACATGTTTTCCTAACTGAGTCACAGATACATTGCTGTGAATAGTTCATGTTTGTGCAGCTTATATATTCTGTTTTGTATTAGTTTGCTGTATATGCATGCTTTTTGTTTTCCTAAACCTGGTTTGCATTATTACCAGGGATGTCTTTGAGGCAGGGAAAAACAGCCAGCTGCCctaggccctgtcattgttgtggggcccaaagcagctgcctcatacttgacaactatcccagtttaaattcccttgtcccttgaagttttagtcctgtgcagtgtcctgatatctcagtgtgaagtgctgctactaatgctgcccagctctgccctattgttgtgtacaggtgACTCTCCtgcagactctgtgtttacatgtaaataactgtcattcatatgtaaataatggaagcattcacatgtaaatagcgtcaggattcatatgtaaatagccaaggttggcggcattcatatgtaaataaatgcggcattcatatgtatatcacgcccctctgcagtgaagagatgatgtgctgtaacctctagcacccaatcagtgagcagtattactgtacggtaacctttagcaacctatgaacaagaagaaatcatgtgctgtaacctctagcaactaatcagtgagccgtaatgtgtgctgtaacctctagcaaccagtcagtaagtggtaatgatatgcagtaacctctagcaaccaatcgcaatcactgcctgatctgatacagtaaacggaTTTTAAGTCTagttgatatttattgtatgtctcagagcaggtgaagagcaaaattgcattggggggacccccaattttttttagcccagggtccaatcaacattaaagacggccctgattattACGTACAACTTTGCACCTGCTACCGTTACTCCTTGATCATTTGGCTATTTACTTATCCTGTTAAACTTggcatatacaaaaataaatcggTCATTTCAGGCGATGGCAATTTGAGTGGCACAACAATGACACCAGTTGTCGGGTCTGGAGTCAGTAGTAAGACTCCAGATTAAAGGAGGCAACTTACCACTTCTGCAACAATAACCTCCTTATTTATGACAATTCTTGCTGCAAGAATTACCCAAGTACACATGGCCAGGTTATGACTTGGGTGATTAGGTCAAGAGATTGCAGACCTTGATCTGTTTTATGAAATTCCACCCTCTAGAGGAAGAAACAAGAAAATTAACCCTGCATCTCCCATTGGAAGACAAGTATCCCCCTGACAAGACAATGAACTGCTTTGAATTGGTGTATAGCCAAACAATGACAAACAAGGGACTTTTAGGGCCTTCATTGACAGAAAGCAGAGAGTAAAAAATCCTTTCCGCTATATGCACTGGAACTGGAAGACATAACAACAGAGATAAACAGAAAGGGGCCCAGTGGGATGGCCATGGTGATGTAGATGGTTGGTTGAAGAAACAATTTGTAGATAGATTGGTGTCTGACAAGGTCAGCTAAATCTTGCATGGGGAAAGACAAAAACTACCGTCATTTTAAGTTCCACAAACTgatgggcctcgtacacacgaccgaacatgtctgctgaaactggtccgcggaccagtttccgcggacatctccaaccgtgtgtagggccgaaatgaccggattcccggcctagcggacaggtttccagcggacaaatgtttcttagcatgctaagaaacatgtccgctggaaccatgtccgtcggacatgtccgatggtcagtacgactcatcggacatgtccgcttggccgaaatccctcgcatgcgtcgaagtgattcgacgcatgcgtggaagcattgaacttccggggtcgCGTATGTCGCCgcatcaacgtcaccgccacgtcgccGCAACgttgtcaccgcgtatcctgtctgcggggaatttggtctgatggtgtgtacagccatcagaccaaatgatcctagcggacatgtccgatgaaaacggtccgcggaccgttttcatcggacaggtccggtcgtgtgtacgaggccttagaagcagTCATAGCATGTCAAGGCCAGAGATTTACAGGCTCTGGCCTACCCATGATTGTTGTAAGTGGGAAATCGATAGACACAACTGCAACTGAAAAGACCATAGAAGGTGGCATCCGGAATGTGACAGAAGGGATAGCACAACTCATGACAGAGTTATTTGTATTGAAGCACAGACAGGAATACTCCTCTGAGCAATAGAGAAGACATAGAGACACAAAGAAATGATCCAGTTATTGTACCCCTAATAGAGTCAATACAGTTGAAGCAGTGGTCCGGTCCCAGAAAAGTTTTGAAGCTACTGCCAGCAACCAAAAAACTACTGAGTGAGTGGTCCCTTCTTGACCTGATAGATGGTATAATCAAAACACATATAATACTGCTCTAGGGTGGTGCACACTTGCccataatatactgtatttgctggcgtataagactaccttttacacttaaaaaaactggccaaaaagcaggggtcgtcttatacgcagggtcagctgctcggatgcctgttggatgtgcggtaatactgtacgcagcttcggctacatacagtatataccgcttagccaatcccggtgagctatgtatttaaatgaattcagagcctgcttggattggaataacaacctctgccaatctgagcaggctacatacagtagcctgctcggattggctttgagagtcagagaggcttgggctgatgatgttacagcctctgccaatccaagcaggctttgtattcattaatagaataaatcgctcgctgtgattggctccagctccagcaagaaggaacaaTATGTCTCCAGAAAGAAGGAAGAATAtgtctccagctccagcaagaatgaagaagaatatggctccagaaggaagaaatatgaaacgTCAGAAGCcttggaaggggggtcgtcttatatggtgagtacaggcaaaaaatcttaaaaaaaaaagtaaaaattagggggtcatcttatacgcccggtcgccttatacaccggcaaatacggtaactgGTTGCAGATACAGCTCAATGCTAACAGTCCTTAAACAAAATAGTGGATGACCGCTGATGTGTGCTGAATTATAAAATTATTCTACTATTCATTATTTTGTTTCAAGGACTGATGGATGTTACACTGTGCtgcaaaataatgttttttcatGACTAATTAGTGAACTGGCAGATTATACTCTCAAGGGTCTGGGCCTTTTCTGTGATGGGGAGAATCCACATGGAAGTGGGTCACTGTTGAGACCACAAAACATTTAGCTGGTCCAAGAGAAAAGCCATTTGTTTTGATTTGTTTCAGTTGGTTAAACAAGACGGCTGGCAGTGTGTGGTTTGTTCAGTGTCTAAGGTGCTGCAGCCCAAATTCCACCACAAACTTGGGACACACCTGTCCCATTGGAAGTACCGGCCATAGACTTTTTTACACTCAAAATGTGAAAAGATGGATACCATCACAATCTAGTCGTGGTGGACCTCTTTACCAAGTTTTCAGCGGTAGTACTGATCACTGACCACACTGCCAAGACATGCTGCTCAGATAGTGTGGATGCACCTCTGCATTACTTATGGCTGGCTGCAGAAGATACATCAGATTAGGGTCTATGATTTGAAAGCAAGTTCTTCAAAGATTGCTGCCATTCACCATGCATTAAGAAGTCTCATACTACCCCATGCCTTCTACAAGGCAATAGGTTACTTGTGAAGCTTAGTTAGATTCTGATACAACTGTTGAGAAGCATAAATAAGGGGACCCATGCTGAGCTACCCAAGCTATCTCCCCCatccaaaaaaacaaatagaCTTATGGTAATTACACAAACCTAAACGAAACCAAATTACACGGAAGTTCTTGGCGCCCTCTAGCTTTTAACCTTGAAACACAGAAGCAGTGAGAATCATATGGGGTCTCAGGAGTACTGCCAAAAGATACCTCTTAAGGTGAGACAACCACTCGGAAAGTATTTCAATGATGGGAGTGGAAAAAAACTTGGGTTTATTACAGGCTCTACTTGTGTAAGAGCTGCAAGTAAACTTGAAGAACAAAATGTTTGCCGTTCTTGTACTGTATGCTAATTCCCCCCTATCCTGTCAATGTTCCCTCTAAGAAAATAGAATGGAAAACTCCTGTGGAGATGGAATATGTTTTCACAGTATATGTTACATTTAAACTATTTCTTTGTGGTAGAGGTCATCTATTTTGTCAAAGTAGATGTTCATTTCAATTATCTGTTTGGAAGgaacagggccatcttaatagcatgaTGGGCTTCTGGGCAAAGTTATGCACTGGAGTCCCTGCCAGGTAGATGATGACCAGCGGCGCTGTACGCACACTATGCCAAAATGTGGGTGTGGCTAAATTATGCTAAATATTGTGCATGACTTTTtagtcttattaaaaaaaaaatacaaataaacacaACCAGGAAATGATCTCAAAATAAAATTCACCCCCTTTATACATTTTCTTGCCCTCTCTACACACTGCCCCCTTCTACCACTTACCCTGTTTTTCCCTGTACACACCGCTCCAACATAAATGCCTCTCCCAATCTCTCAGTGGCCTTTATTTATGTGTCTGTAGGTTACTGTTAAGCCTTCATATGAGCATATTAAAAgcgaagctccacccaaaaggggaagctctgcctatctacctccccctccagtgcctcatttggcaccttttggggggagcgggtacctggttttgacaggtacccgctcccacttccaagTGATCTCACCGTGGTGAGATCACCCGGAAGTTCCCTCCCCCTCCACCTTCCCCTGCCgccgggccattcacaaagcgcagtgcGAATCCACACTGTCTGTGTTTGGGGACCcacacccacatggatgtcaatTTGGGGACAGTGGCTCTGAGCATACAGCTGCTGTGTCCTaactgacatgaatgggactgcctgcgtGGGGATGAACGCAACACATGTGCATCCCATGCCTGTGAGGGCAAAAACGGCCCTCACACAGATGTTTGCTTAagcatgcctgtgtaaacaaggcttaACAGCAATGTACAGATAATCATAAATACACACATGtgcatataaaaatatgtatgcacaggtatacatacatacatacatacatacatgaatacatactgtacatataaacTCACACGCATGCATACACACTCACATACATAAACTCACACGCATTAATACACACTCATACCTTTTGAAAAAACACAGTTTATTGTACCTGGCTGACCAATGTTTTACACCTACACCACTGAGTAAGATTCCTGTGTACTCAGTATTGCATGGAGGAGAGGCAGGGAAGGTCAAGATTCAGGATGCAGCTTTCCCCATCCACAGTTTTCCCCATGCACAGCCCTGCCCAGTACTGCCCGCTCCAGCTCTGCAGATTAGTGTTTAAAGATAGCTCTTGAGGCTGTACTAGAATACTACAAAAAAGTAGTAGCTGCCTTCCCCTGCCTGGCCACACTTTTCAAGACTAGGCGGTGCTGTTGTGCTTCTCCACCTTcctgctgacaggagtagtgagtgACGCTGCTGTCACATCTCCTGTCAGCCTATAGGGGCAGAGCCTAATGCAAGATTATCATGcccccccatgcacctggggctCCTGGGCAGTACTCAGGTGGGCCCATGCATTAAAAAGGTCCTGAAATGAAACCTAGCTGGCCTAGTTATCAACTTTGCATGACAAAAAAGCATAATTTTACATTGTCATTACCTTCTTGTCACTGTCTTCTTCAGGGTTTTTCAATTCTAGAGGATGGGAATTCATTTCATATTGAAGTTTATCAGAATGCGGCGTTCTTCCAAATCGCATTGGTAATGTAGCAAAAGAGTGAACAAAATGGTCGCTATTTTGTGCTCTTCCAAACCTCTGCGGTAAATTAGCCACTGACTGGACATTAGCCTTGCCAGACAAGTAACGCCCAAACCGTTGAGGTAGATTAGGAATGCTTTTGGCTATTTTATCAAAACTGGGAATGCTTTTGGCTATTTTGTCATCGGATGTTCTTCCAAATCTCAGAGGCAGATTTGCAGCAGGTTTAAGGCTTCGTTCCTGTAGAAACTCGTTCTCAGGCTGCATGGACAGTCTGTTGTATCTGTTAATGTCATTTATGCTGTTGGATCCCCAGTACCGATACTCATCGGAATGAACATTCCTCTCATTAGGGAAATCTTCTTTAGACTGTAAAGATAATAAAAACGAAAACCACATATTTAATCAAATCAATTGAATATGATAGAGTGCTTTTATATCCCCACATGCTCTGATTAAAAGGGTGTTATGTGGCCTCAAAACCTGTTGACTGTTTGACAAAATCAATGCTTGGAATAACATTTATTTGGAATTTTTAGTATTTTGATGTGGTACGTCAATAACAGTTCTACATATCTCTGAATATATATGTTTGGCTACACCCTGGGAATCCCTCCGCCTTCACGGTTCTGGTATTAGTGATATTTGGCTGTCAGACTAaatatttaggcccagattcacaaaggagatacgacggagtatctcagatactccgtcgtatctctcagagtatctatgcgactgattcatagaatcagttacgcatagatagccctaagatccgacaggtgtaattgttttacactgtcggatcttaggatgcaataccgcggccgccgctggggggagtttgcgtcgtaaaccagcgtcgggtatgcaaattaggagttacggcgatccacaacggcttttcgcgttcactacgtcgccactagtctagtttcccgtcgcaaagttaatcgtcgtttttggtgccttaactttacacagcacacgtatgtgctgtataaagtatggccgtcgttcccgcgtcgaaatttaaaaattcacgtcgtttgcgtaagacgtccgggaatacggaagtgcgctacgcacgtcgccgatcgaaaaaattacgtcagttcgcgcaaagcacggcgggaaattcaaaagggagcatgcgcagtaggtctggcgcgggagcgcgcctaatttaaatggcacacccccctttgaattacgcgggcttacgccggaggccgccggcgtaggttttcattgcaagtgctttgtgaatcaggcacttgcgatgaaaacttgcggcggtgtaacgtatctacgatatgttacgccaccgcagttctacgtgaatctggcccttagatcgcAGTCCACTTAAGAAATGGAGTACATGttcacccttgtttttttttatactagtttgGTTCAGAGCTGAACATACTTCTCATACACAACGGATCTTGCTTCTCTCATAGATCCCCCCGTTGGAACAACTCAAGATTTCAAGAACTAACTGGTCATTGGGATTCCAAATGGTGGTCTAATAAAGGTATCACAAACCATTTTTCATTTATACATCAAGGGGGCTTCCTTTCCTTCAACCAATCCAAAAGCAATTTTACGATTTCTAATAAATAGTTTCAGATATCTTACTTTGTACCTTGCACTTTTTGTACAATTCAAAATTTGTAACATGAAATTTTCTCTCTCTTAACTGGAAATTctcatgtatataaaaaaaaatatccaaacctACCTCTGTTATCTACGCTCACCTACAAACCAGAAATGGTCACTCTTTTGacactgcaaatgggcacaattTCTTAATTGGATAAGAACTTTTGGGGTGATCTGGAAATAGTCTGGCTCACAGAAGTTATTAGTACTGTGGGAAATGCATTCACTTTAAAAGTATTCATCATTTTCATTACACCCCAGCAAAACTAAACCACGTGGGCCTACTCTGCAATCCTGCTCTGAATCTCCAATCTGGTGTTTTCCATCTTTTCTGAACCTGTTCACATACTATCTTAAAATTTACTCACAATTATCTATTAAAAATAGCCAGTTAGGTGTAGTCCCAGCTGGGAGATTAGGAGTTAATGCactcctgtttttttgtttttttgtctgtttattCTCTGGGTCAAGCCCACTGATCCCATGTTATAAAAGAGGGACCCAGAGGTTCAGGCCCAGTAATAGGCCAGAGAGCAGAGAGTTGAGGTTAAAGAGAGAGCAAATGTTGCTCACTACTACCTGAATGTTATGTCTTCAGAACTTGGGGTTCACCCTGCAGACAAGTTTTTAAAACCTTGTTCCCACCTTGTCTGAAGTTACTAAAGGAGTGTAATGCAAGTAACTGGCACCACCCCATTGTTTTGGTCACTATGGTACTAGGGGTATGAAGAGTTATTACAGTGTGGAGTACAAGCAAGTGGTTACCTAGGGTTACAGATGTTCAACAAGCAGCCTGTCATTAAGCATGTGCATGAGAGGGAGTTATTGTCAGCACTCTCTCCATGAACAGCAGTGGGAGCAGATTCACGCCACAGAGGTCCCCAGCCTGTACAGAGGTACAGAAAGGTTAAGTAAAAagaagtgtgtgtatgtgtgttagaGGAGACAGCACATCCACCATGACTCCCCCTCCAGGCCACGAGAGACATCGCGCTGAGCCGGGTGGTTCGTGCAAGCGCTGAACAGCACATGAGATGAGGAAGCAGACTCCTATCTTATACACCAACATCTCCA
This genomic window contains:
- the NPVF gene encoding pro-FMRFamide-related neuropeptide VF produces the protein MRLKIGTLTIRTIMLFTLCTFLTLFAFSTCFDETKATNLESQEIYDDLFESKEDFPNERNVHSDEYRYWGSNSINDINRYNRLSMQPENEFLQERSLKPAANLPLRFGRTSDDKIAKSIPSFDKIAKSIPNLPQRFGRYLSGKANVQSVANLPQRFGRAQNSDHFVHSFATLPMRFGRTPHSDKLQYEMNSHPLELKNPEEDSDKKKRQAMTFEYEPSLQM